The Leptospirillum ferriphilum genome contains a region encoding:
- a CDS encoding efflux RND transporter permease subunit, whose amino-acid sequence MFLSNLALKRPVFVGMLLLALVISGAVSYLRLGEDLFPSVSFPILSVTLQEPGTSARVIEQKVTVPLENALSTLPGIQHIHSVSVPGATSVTLIFPESVRTGRMLARVEEKVQQTRPFLPKDVTHPVISRVTPTEMPLLWILFPLERSKSLSDRQWLRTHLVSPLRALGGVASVDSLWPPETVLHVWIRPGDLGRYKGTIDQVIASIKAASLLVPTGQVVQGKQELLVETREDRLTKSSLENLPVLLGGGRQIPLTRIASVEESPEQPVSILRLDGKLAVGLKVYKKHDANGIQVSKKVRHLLESLKFPSSFGGRPMIRMDLSGFVAKNDRELFETLFIGGFLTVVVIFLFLGSWSSTIIASLAIPASVISTFAIMRLAHFTLNTLTMLGLSLVVGILVDDAIVVLENISRHREMGQEPFVAAADGVGEIGLAVLATTFCIVAVFVPVAFMKGVFGKFFHEFGLTVSFAVLMSMLVSLTLTPVLAARMVKGNRGTSRNGKKNGNPSVIEKMRGRYRLVLAWCLDHPWFVLLTTAGTLLGVVFLVPGIGIDLVPETDQGVYLVKMTAGLSSSADYADKRFLSVSNKIRKMNGVSSVFYQIGGDPETPINQGYLYVSLKPARERSITQNESMAEVRQLFSEDSEDRASVDRVSLLGGNSPEIPLQLILMGIDQRRLLSVADQVRERLTRIKGLVDVSFQGMSRQEVLIIHPREKTVQDGAVSPFSLAHTLRLMLNEESVATVAGERGLRKVLVGVDPRALKDPSGLARLPLLARNGKVVPLGNVAELDYRSEGERRIRDDRMPSVEINANLSGEKTLGKVIEEIKTIIRPLFPQGYSYRFGGSGDVLQQAVGQFAMAILFSILAVYMVLAAQFENFLTPLVIMISIPVSLVGAILALRLTGTSFNLMSAMGVIILFGLVAKNAILLVDYTNTLRRQGKSCRVALMEACPIRLRPVLMTTVAMIAGMLPMSFGWGAGGALRVPMALVVIGGLLSSMLLTLVVVPVVYDRMNSWYDSLTLRGHHPRQGKNP is encoded by the coding sequence ATGTTTTTATCAAATCTGGCATTAAAACGTCCTGTTTTTGTCGGGATGCTGCTTTTGGCTCTCGTCATTTCCGGTGCTGTTTCCTATCTCCGTCTTGGGGAGGATCTCTTTCCTTCCGTGTCCTTTCCCATTCTCTCCGTCACACTTCAGGAGCCGGGAACAAGTGCACGTGTCATCGAACAGAAGGTAACTGTCCCTTTGGAAAATGCGCTTTCGACATTGCCGGGGATCCAGCATATCCATTCGGTCAGCGTTCCCGGGGCAACGTCTGTAACATTGATCTTTCCGGAGTCGGTCCGGACCGGAAGGATGCTCGCCCGCGTTGAAGAAAAGGTCCAGCAGACGCGTCCTTTTTTGCCGAAGGATGTGACCCATCCGGTCATTTCCCGCGTAACGCCGACAGAAATGCCTCTTCTCTGGATTCTTTTTCCGCTTGAGAGATCCAAAAGCCTCTCTGACAGACAGTGGTTACGGACACATCTTGTAAGCCCTCTCCGGGCTTTGGGAGGGGTAGCGTCAGTCGATTCCCTCTGGCCCCCGGAAACGGTTCTCCATGTCTGGATACGTCCAGGCGACCTCGGTCGATACAAAGGGACAATCGATCAGGTGATCGCCTCGATCAAGGCAGCCTCTCTCCTTGTTCCGACGGGGCAAGTCGTCCAGGGAAAGCAGGAACTCCTCGTGGAGACACGGGAAGATCGGTTGACGAAATCCTCTCTGGAAAATCTTCCCGTCCTTCTGGGAGGCGGCCGGCAGATTCCCTTGACCCGTATTGCATCTGTTGAAGAGTCTCCCGAACAGCCTGTTTCTATTTTGCGTCTGGACGGGAAGCTTGCGGTCGGTCTCAAGGTTTACAAGAAACATGATGCCAACGGGATTCAGGTCTCTAAAAAAGTGCGGCATCTTCTGGAATCTTTGAAGTTTCCCTCTTCTTTCGGAGGAAGACCGATGATCCGGATGGATCTTTCGGGGTTTGTCGCAAAGAACGACAGGGAGTTGTTTGAGACTCTTTTTATTGGGGGATTTCTGACAGTTGTTGTTATTTTTCTTTTCCTCGGGTCCTGGTCGTCGACAATTATTGCTTCCCTGGCCATTCCGGCTTCGGTCATATCAACGTTTGCCATTATGCGGCTGGCTCATTTCACACTGAATACCCTGACAATGCTGGGACTTTCCCTGGTCGTCGGGATCCTGGTGGATGATGCCATCGTGGTTCTGGAGAACATCTCCCGCCACCGGGAAATGGGTCAGGAGCCTTTCGTCGCTGCTGCGGACGGGGTAGGGGAAATCGGCCTGGCCGTTCTCGCAACGACATTTTGTATTGTTGCTGTCTTTGTTCCGGTCGCGTTCATGAAAGGGGTCTTTGGAAAGTTTTTCCACGAATTTGGCCTGACAGTCTCATTTGCGGTCCTGATGTCCATGCTCGTATCCCTGACGTTGACTCCTGTCCTCGCTGCCCGCATGGTAAAAGGAAACAGGGGCACCAGCAGGAACGGGAAGAAAAACGGGAACCCATCGGTGATCGAAAAAATGCGTGGGCGTTATCGATTGGTTCTTGCCTGGTGTCTCGATCATCCCTGGTTCGTGCTTCTGACGACCGCTGGAACCTTACTGGGCGTCGTTTTTCTGGTTCCGGGAATCGGGATTGATCTTGTGCCCGAAACAGATCAGGGCGTTTACCTTGTGAAGATGACAGCGGGGCTTTCCTCTTCTGCTGATTATGCCGACAAGCGTTTCCTGTCTGTTTCCAATAAGATCCGTAAGATGAACGGGGTCTCTTCCGTGTTCTACCAGATCGGAGGAGACCCGGAAACGCCAATCAATCAAGGGTATCTCTATGTTTCTCTCAAGCCCGCACGGGAACGTTCGATAACGCAGAACGAGTCTATGGCCGAGGTTCGCCAACTTTTCTCCGAGGACTCCGAAGACAGGGCTTCGGTTGATCGGGTTTCCCTGTTGGGAGGGAACTCGCCGGAAATACCACTGCAGTTGATTCTGATGGGGATTGATCAGAGAAGGCTCCTGTCTGTGGCTGATCAGGTAAGGGAACGGTTGACCCGGATAAAAGGACTGGTGGATGTCTCCTTTCAGGGAATGAGCCGTCAGGAGGTCTTGATTATCCACCCCAGGGAAAAGACTGTGCAGGATGGAGCGGTCAGTCCCTTTTCCCTCGCGCATACTCTCCGGTTAATGTTGAATGAGGAGAGTGTGGCGACAGTTGCTGGGGAAAGGGGGCTCCGGAAAGTTCTGGTTGGAGTCGATCCCCGGGCATTGAAAGATCCGTCGGGGCTTGCAAGATTGCCTCTTTTGGCCAGAAATGGGAAGGTCGTTCCCTTGGGCAATGTGGCAGAGTTGGATTACCGGAGTGAAGGTGAAAGAAGAATTCGGGATGACCGGATGCCATCCGTGGAGATCAACGCGAATCTGTCCGGAGAGAAGACTCTTGGAAAAGTCATAGAGGAAATCAAGACTATTATTCGTCCCTTGTTCCCGCAGGGATATTCCTACCGGTTCGGTGGTTCCGGTGATGTGCTTCAGCAAGCTGTCGGTCAGTTTGCCATGGCCATTCTTTTTTCGATCCTTGCTGTCTATATGGTTCTTGCTGCACAGTTTGAAAACTTTCTGACTCCTCTTGTCATCATGATTTCAATTCCGGTCAGTTTGGTGGGAGCGATCCTTGCGCTCCGTCTGACGGGTACCTCATTCAATTTAATGAGTGCAATGGGGGTGATTATCCTGTTTGGGTTGGTTGCAAAAAATGCGATTTTACTCGTCGATTATACAAACACGTTACGTCGGCAAGGAAAAAGTTGTCGCGTAGCCCTGATGGAGGCTTGTCCCATCCGGCTCAGGCCCGTTCTGATGACGACCGTGGCGATGATTGCCGGCATGCTTCCCATGTCATTCGGATGGGGTGCGGGGGGGGCGCTGCGTGTTCCGATGGCTTTAGTCGTCATTGGTGGATTGCTTTCTTCCATGCTTCTCACGCTTGTGGTTGTTCCGGTTGTTTATGACAGAATGAATTCTTGGTATGATTCCCTGACTTTGCGCGGGCATCATCCCCGTCAGGGGAAAAACCCCTAG